A stretch of Fulvia fulva chromosome 4, complete sequence DNA encodes these proteins:
- a CDS encoding Sedoheptulose 1,7-bisphosphatase, giving the protein MPDKDASTPRVFLLRHGETEWSKSGQFTGTSDIPLTGHGEDQVKATGNMVYGPEKLIDPKKVAKAWVSPRTRAIKTYELLTGSKEGYEVSESLAEWGYGQYEGLKTQQIRDLRKSHGLDQERPWDIWTDGCEDGETPGQVTARVDALIAQIRELQAPHMKDDEPKDVIIIAHGHLTRAFTKRWLGYDMSFPLSLMMEPGGVGVLSYQHHSIEEPALLLGIGFPL; this is encoded by the exons ATGCCCGACAAAGACGCCTCCACGCCCCGCGTCTTCCTCCTCCGTCACGGCGAGACAGAGTGGAGCAAGAGTGGCCAATTCACCGGAACTTCCGACATACCACTAACAGGCCATGGCGAAGACCAAGTCAAAGCAACGGGGAATATGGTGTATGGCCCCGAGAAACTGATTGATCCGAAGAAGGTCGCGAAAGCCTGGGTCTCGCCAAGAACGAGAGCGATCAAGACCTACGAGCTTTTGACTGGAAGCAAAGAAGGCTATGAGGTGTCGGAGAGTCTGGCGGAATGGGGCTATGGTCAGTACGAAGGGTTGAAGACTCAGCAGATTCGGGATCTGAGGAAGTCGCATGGGCTGGATCAGGAGCGGCCTTGGGATATTTGGACGGATGGATGTGAGGATGGGGA AACACCTGGGCAAGTCACAGCCAGAGTCGACGCTCTAATAGCCCAAATCCGAGAGCTGCAAGCACCGCACATGAAAGATGACGAGCCAAAGGACGTGATCATCATCGCACACGGCCACCTCACTCGAGCTTTCACTAAGCGATGGTTGGGATACGATATGTCGTTTCCCTTGAGTCTGATGATGGAGCCGGGAGGTGTGGGTGTGCTTTCTTACCAGCATCACTCAATCGAAGAGCCGGCTTTACTTCTAGGCATAGGATTTCCTTTGTAG
- a CDS encoding NEDD8-conjugating enzyme UBC12: MLKIWSMKQQQQKNEAASGQTKKKKVTAAQLRVQKDLSELSLGSTMKTHFPNPDDILNFTLTLTPDEGLYKGGVFNFSFAISQNFPHEPPKVKCKEKIYHPNIDLEGNVCLNILREDWKPVLNLNAVIVGLQFLFLEPNASDPLNKDAANDLMSDRDRFKRNVRSAMAGGAVKGESFDRVMN, translated from the exons ATGTTGAAGATATGGAGCATgaagcagcagcagcagaaGAATGAGGCGGCCTCGGGACAGAccaagaagaagaaggtcACTGCAGCACAACTCCGAGTACAGAAAG ATCTCAGCGAGCTCTCCCTCGGCAGCACAATGAAAACCCACTTCCCGAACCCCGACGACATCCTCAACTTCACCCTCACCCTCACACCCGACGAAGGCCTCTACAAAGGCGGCGTCTtcaacttctccttcgcaATCTCGCAAAACTTCCCTCACGAACCACCGAAAGTCAAGTGCAAAGAGAAGATCTACCACCCGAACATCGACCTCGAGGGGAACGTCTGCCTGAACATTCTGAGAGAAGACTGGAAGCCTGTGCTCAACCTGAATGCGGTGATTGTGGGGCTGCAGTTCTTGTTCTTGGAGCCGAACGCAAGTGATCCACTCAACAAGGATGCGGCGAACGATCTGATGAGTGATCGGGATCGGTTCAAGAGGAATGTGAGGAGTGCGATGGCGGGTGGCGCGGTGAAGGGCGAGAGCTTTGATAGGGTTATGAATTAA
- a CDS encoding Beta-lactamase-like protein sdnR, whose protein sequence is MTPDTFNGDLNQGVGKPWEIYRTTQLTNRTLDLYTKAGDLFAHSSNLVLSPHYNVGFVVLAAGDNTNNTVRLISDILIEGLFPALVSAARAQAERKYAGHYQSADMERLNSSTTLTTKAGEPGLVVKSWISNSTDVKSVLSVTNSSARDIRLYPTGLLESSGNGTERVAYRATFGSVSDDAVSKGVTSGACTTWFTQN, encoded by the coding sequence ATGACGCCCGATACTTTCAATGGCGACTTGAATCAAGGGGTCGGAAAGCCTTGGGAGATCTACAGGACCACACAACTCACCAACCGAACTTTGGATCTTTACACGAAAGCTGGCGATCTATTCGCTCACTCCTCAAACCTCGTGCTAAGTCCGCATTACAATGTTGGCTTCGTCGTTCTGGCCGCTGGAGATAATACTAACAACACTGTACGCTTGATCTCGGATATCCTGATTGAGGGCTTGTTCCCAGCACTGGTGAGCGCTGCCAGAGCCCAAGCTGAGCGGAAGTACGCTGGCCACTACCAGAGCGCTGATATGGAGCGGCTAAACTCCAGCACTACGTTGACTACGAAAGCTGGCGAGCCGGGGCTTGTGGTCAAATCCTGGATTAGCAATAGCACAGATGTGAAGAGCGTGCTTTCGGTGACCAATTCTAGCGCTCGGGACATCCGTCTCTATCCCACTGGTCTGTTGGAGAGTAGTGGCAACGGCACGGAACGGGTTGCATACAGAGCTACGTTCGGCTCTGTGAGTGATGATGCTGTGAGCAAGGGTGTCACCTCAGGGGCTTGTACAACTTGGTTCACGCAGAATTAG